TTCGACGGGGATCGCATTGCCATCGAGCGCGCGCGCCAGCGTCGTCGGATAATCGCGGGCCTGTGACATGAACCAACCGCGCTCTAGGATGCCGCGATAAATGGCCGCGTAGGTGTTCTTGGTCGCCTCGTAAGTTTTCAGGTAGGCCTCAAACGCCTTCGCGCGATCGGCCTGATTGTAGTTGGTCGCGAGGATCGACTGATATGCGCCCGGCGTGAGCGTGACTTCCTTGCCATCGGACAACGTGATCGTCGGAAATTTGATGTCCGAGGTGCTGAGCTCCGAATAAACGGAGCGCGGCGTCTCGTTGAAGCGCGTGGCGTAGGAGAGCAACTTCTCGCCCTTCTCGTCCAAGACATGTTGTTGCTGGCGGTAAGCGTCGAGAATCGGAAAGCGGTAGGGCGCGAGATCGGGCGTGGTATCGAGCCAGCCTCGCATCGTAGGTTCGGGAATCGCCAGCAACTCGGGGTTGAACCACGCGGTGGCCGTCCCGAATTTCGCGAAGAGCGATTGCACGCGTTGCAGACGGCCGGCGATTTCTTGGTTGCGCGTGTCGGTGTCGCGCTGGAGTTGGGGATAACGGAAGACGCGATACTGAATGATGCCAATTTCGTCATAGAGCCGATAAGCGTGCAGGATCGCGGCGGCGCCGTCCTTGAGCGTGCCTTTGAGTGCGGCAAACGCCTCCATCTTTGCCTCCATGTCTTTCATGCCCTGCTCCCAGGCGGTCCAGTCGGCGTAGATCGGGGCAAAGTCCCATTTGTAGCCGGCGGCAATCTCGGCGCGGTTGCGGGTCGTGGGTTTGGTATCGGCGAGAGCGTGGGTCATCAGAAAAAGGGAGGCGGTTGCGAGAGTGAATGAGCGCACAAAGGAAGGGGAGAAAAGGCCGTTCATTCCCGCCACTAATAATGCTTTCATCGCTTGCGTCGAGCCGCCCTCCGCAAAAGGTGGGAAACATTATTTATGCTGCGCGCACTCATATTTGATTTTGACGGGCTCTTGGTGGACACCGAAACCGTGCTCATCGATGCATGGGTTCAGCTACACGATGAAGATGGGCTCAAGGCCGACCGCGGCATTCTGCACCACATCGTCGGCCACACCGATGTCGTGCACGACTACTGGACCGCCTACGCCCCAGATATCGACCGCGCCACGCTGGAAGAACGTTATCGCACAACCGCACGACAACTCACGCTCGCCGCTCCGCCCCTGCCCGGTGCGCTCGCTTTGCTCAACGCCGCCCGCGATGCCGGCCTCAAGATCGGCCTCGCTTCCAACTCCACTCACGCTCACGTCGAGGGCCACCTCGCGCATCGCGGCATGCTAAAGCTTTTTGATTTCATCGCGTGTCGCGACGATGTCGCCATCGGCAAACCCGAGCCCGACGTCTACCTCGCCGCTTTGCGCGGACTAGGCGTGGATGCGAACGAGGCCGTCGCTTTCGAAGACTCGGTGCCCGGCCATGTCGCCGCCCATCGCGCCGGTCTGCGCGTCGTCGTCGTGCCGAACCCTTCGACGCGTCACTGCGAATTCCCGTATGGGGGTATCATACTCGAATCACTCGCCGATATTTCGCTGAAAAGCCTGACAGATATTCTCAACCGCGACTCGCAGGGTCGGTAAACACATAGCCCCGGGCCAGCCCTGTGTAAGCGGAAACCTGCGCCCGCTCCCACGCCGCATCGCGACCCAGTTCGCGTGCGAGCAACCCGGCCACCACCGGCGCGGCCTCGATCGAGGCACATGCATTGAGCAACAAGGCGCGCGTCCGCCGCGCCAGCACATCTTCCACCGTGCGCGCCATTTCGCGCCTCGCGTGCCAGACCACCTCGACCTTGCGAAATGAAAACGCCGGATGCACCCGCTCGCTCAACTCCGTCTCTGCGCCAGCCAACTCGTGGATCGCGGCCGCATCGGAACCATAAACATCTGACGCCGACTCCATCCAACCGTGCACCTTCAAATCCGCCGTGTGGCTTTCGCGTCGGGGCCAGCCCGCCGACACTTCCGCGTGATTGATGACGTCTTCGCCCATCTTGCGATAAGTTGTCCACTTCCCGCCGGTGATGGTCAGCAATCCGCCCGCACTGTTCACAATAGTGTGATCGCGTGATAACGAAGCGGTGCGCCCCGTGCCCGCCATCTTCACCAGCGGCCGTAGTCCTGCATACACACTGAGCACGTCCGCGTCTGATGGATCCGTCGTGAGATACTTGCGGGCGTGCTCCATGACAAATGCCCGCTCTTCATCCAGTGCGCGCGGTTCAATCGAGGCATGAGGCACTGGCGTATCCGTCGTGCCCACGATCACGCAATCATGCCACGGCACCGCAAACAACACGCGCCCGTCAGCAGTCTTCGGCACCATCAACGCCGCTTCTCCCGGCAAAAACCGGCGAGGCAAAACCACGTGAATGCCTTGGCTCGCCGTTACCAGGGGCACCGCCGCAGCCTCATCCAGTTTCCTCAGTTCATCGACAAACACACCCGTCGCATTGATGATGATTCGGGCGTTCACCGTGAACTCCGCACCGGTTTCTTCATCGCACACCTCAACTCCGGTAATCCGTCCCGACTCCTTAATAAAACCGGTGCACGCACAATAATTCACCAGCACCGCGCCTTGATCAGCCGCCGTCTGCGCCAGATTGATCGCCAGTCGCGCATCATCGAACTGGCCGTCATGATAAACGACCCCGCCCACCAATCCCGCAGGCTCCACCGTGGGCAGGAGCCGCAACGCTTCCGCGCGATCCACCCGGCGCGAAGCCCCCAGATTCAGCTCGCCCGCCAGACAATCGTAAGCGGTGAGTCCGGTGCCATAGAAAAACCGGTTCCATCGCGTATAGCTTGGAATCACGAACGCCTGATTACGCGCCAGATGCGGCGCGTTGCGCAAAAGCCGGCCGCGTTCCCGCAACGCATCGCGCACAAGCGAAATGTTGCCCTGCTTCAAATAACGCACGCCTCCGTGCACCAGCTTGGTTGATCGGCTGGAGGTGCCTTTCGCGAAATCACTCCGCTCGATCAACGCAACCCGGTAACCACGTGTCGCCGCCTCGACTGCCGCGCCCAAGCCCGTCGCTCCTCCACCGATAATGAGAACATCAAACGCATCCGTCGCGCGCAGTTGATCGAGCATCGGTGCGCGTTGCATGATCAAGCCTCCGCCAGTTGATTCCGCAACCAGCCAGGGCGGTCGGTCGTGATGCTCACCACCCCCGCTTGCGCGAGTTCACAGGCACGGCGCGGGTCGTTCACCGTCCACACATGCAACTGCAATCCATGCGTCCGCAGCCGGTCAACCAGCCGCGCATCGATCGCCCAGCCGGCGCTCACATCGAGCCCATCAAAGCCGCTGACCTGGCACAATGCGATCCACTCGGGCAGCCGCTCGGGCGCACCTTCAGGCGTATCCAACAACAGCAGTGCGCGGCAACCAGGTAGCGCGTGTTTTGCATCCAGCAGCGCAGTCGCATCAAAGCTGATCAACACCATGGCCGACGCCGCGAGGGCAGAACGTTCCGCCACTTTCTTCAAGGCCGGCACGAGCCCGGGCGTTTCCTTGAGTTCGATGAAAATCTTCTTCCCCGCCGGCACCGTGGCCAGCACCGCGGCCAGCGTCGGCACGCGTTCGCCCCGATAGGCCGCCGCTTTCCAGATGCCCGCATCGAGCCCCTGAATGTCGGCAAGCGTCAGTTCATCCACCCGCGCATCGCGTCCAGTCGTCCGCAAAAGCGTGGGGTCATGGATCGCCACCACTTCGCCGTCCTGCGTGAGGTGCACATCGATCTCCACAGCATCGGCATTTTGCGCCCAGCCCAAATTGACAGACGCCAGCGTATTTTCCGGGGCCTCGTGCGAGGCGCCGCGATGCGCAACAATTTCAACCGTGGAGTTCATTATACGGCCAGACACCAACGGCTCAAAAAAGTCCGCCTTGGCGCAACGCATCGCGTTTTTCTCCATCCAACGTGCTCATTTCCAGCAACCACCCGCAGGTTTGTGTCGCCAGTGCGGGCTCCTCCGCGAGTCGCGCGAGCAGCAATGCCCCGGCAAGCGCGTCATACAACGCGCAGTGGTAATGACGTCGGTCCGCCGGACAATGCGTGGCTGCGAGCGCATCGAGGCGTGGCTGCAACGCAAAGGCCGCCACCACGTCGGCCAGTTTCGCCGACGCGAGCGATGGATAAAATTGCGGATACAACCGTCCCGTATCCACCCACGGCCCCCAGTCGGTCGCGACCGCCCCCGGACGCGCGAAATCCGGCGAGGTGCGCGGATAAGGCCAGACGGATTTGATCAACGTATTTTCAGCGTTGGCAAAATGCGCGGCCAGCGGAGCAGTTTCCCGCCAGTGCGCGAACTTCTCGAAATCATCGGAGAACGGCGCGTGCCCCGCAACCGTCGCGGCATCTAGCCCGTGAACCGCCGCATCTTCCGTGCGCACGCGTCCCGTCGCCCTGCACAGCCGTGTGTGCGTTTCCAGGATCTCAGCCCCTCGCAAAGTAACCACGCCGTATTCGAGGATGCCGGACGCGATGCTTCCCTCAAAATCCACAAAATGAATGAGCTGGTCGGTCCAAGACATCGTGGATCAAGAAACACACGAACCACCCGAAATCCAAACATTACTCCACATCGCCCGCCTACCTGCCCTCGGCATCGGGAGGCTTTTTTCGTGTGTTTCGCACGTTTCGTGGTTTCTAAGACATCGTGGATCTTACGCCTTACCGCACGTTTTTGAATGAACTCGCCATCCAAAGCGGGGAATTCATCCGTCCCTACTTTGCCAATCCCGCGCTGGCGGTAGAAATCAAGTCCGACGACTCACCCGTCACCGCCGCCGACAAAGGCGCGGAGCAACTCCTGCGCGCGTTGATCGCCAAAAAATTCCCCTCGCATGGCATCATCGGCGAAGAGTTCGGCGAAGACCGGCCCGATGCCGAGTTCACTTGGGTCCTCGACCCGATCGACGGCACGAAGTCCTTCATCACCGGCGTGCCGCTCTGGGGCACTCTCATCGCGCTTTTGCACAACGGCCAACCGGTGCTCGGCGCCATCCACCAGCCGATTCTCAATCAGCTGATGATCGGCGACAACACGACCACCACGCTCAACGGCCGGCCCGTGCGCGTGCGTGACTGCGCCCGTATCGAAGAAGCCACTCTGCTCACCAGCGATATCTACAACCCCGCCAAATACCAGAATGGGGCCGCCTACGAGGCCTTCGCCCGCCGGGCACGCATCACCCGCACCTGGGCGGATTGCTACGGCTACCTGTTGTTGTCGGCCGGCTTTGCCGACATCGCGGTCGATCCGATCATGAATCTCTGGGATCTCGCCGCCGTGGTGCCCGTGGTGCGCGGCGCCGGCGGCGTCATCACCGACTGGCAGGGCGGCGATCCGATGAAAGGCACCTCGACCGTCGCCACCTGCCCGTCGCTTCATGCCGCGACGATCGCGGCCCTCAATCCCTGATCACGGGCTCACCACCGGCGTAGCCTGCGCGGCAGCTTCGGCGGCGGCTGCTTTCTTTTTTGCAGCCTGCTGCTTCGTAAACTCGGCCGTCATCGGGCCGATTTTGGCCATGCCCGCCATCATGCGCGGCATCATGACTTCCATGGTCTTTTTTTGCACGTCCGGCTGCTTGTCGATCATCGCCTGACCGGCCGGTGTGCCGTAAAAATCGCCCAGTCCCTTCAACTCGGACTTGGTGAAGACGTCGCTGTAGATTTGCGCGATCTCGATCTTCATTTCCTCCGGCTTCATCTCCGCAAAAATCATATCCATGACCTTGGCTTGGAACTCGGCCACATCCGCCGAATCGGCGCCTTTCATTTTTCCGGTCATGGACTTCGTCATTTCGATGACAGACCTCTTTTGCTGTTCGATGATTTTCCCGAACATTTCCTCGAACTTCATTTTATTCAAAACCTCTTCAGCATCGGCCAGCGTCGCCTTGGTGTCGGCTGCGCCGATAGTGCTCGATGAGAGTTTCAAAACCGTTTCGCGTCCGTCTTTGACCAACACGATGGCATCTTGAGCTGCGCGGTATTCGCTCAGCGTCCAGCCGGAAAACTTGCCGCCCACGCCGATCCAAGCCGTATCACCGCCAGGAATCGCCAAGGCGAACCGTCGGTCCGTCCCGGTGGCGAGCATGCCCCTCAACTCGGGGATCACTGGTTCTGCCGCTGACAACGCGGAGACTAACCCTAAAAAGCAAAACAAGGCGCGCCAACGGGGTAGTTTTGACATGAAACCACCGTGAATTACGCCTAAAAGAAAGCAATCCGGCGCATCCCGTGCCGTCGCACAGGCTCGCTCCGTGATTAATTCGCATCAAATCCACCAAGGACTTGCATCAAGCCAATCCAATTCTTTTTCATAGGGATAGCTTATTTTATCCGCCCGCCGCCATGAACCCTTCTTCCTGCTCGATCATTTTCAAAGCCTTGGCACTCGCCGCCCTGTTGACAGCCTTCACAGCCCACGCCGAGAGCTTCACGCTGAACGACAAGCAAGGCCGCTCCATCAAAGCCGATGTGATCGAAGTCACCGGCGATCAGGTGAAAATCAAACGTGACGACGGCCAGACGTTTAATGTTTCGCTCTCCACACTCGCCGCAGACGATCAGACAAAACTGAAGGCTTGGGCTGAGAAGGAATCCAAAAAATCGCTACCTCCCGGCGCACTTCAAGTGGAACTGAGCCGAGGCAATTTCAAAACCATCAAGGTTGACAGCGATGTCACCCTGGTCGGGGGAGAGATCGTCAAAAACGGCCGCACGACCACCGAAGAGAAATGGGGTTATGCCGTCACGATCATCAACAAGACCTCAAAGCCCATCGACAACCTGCGGACGGAATACCGGCTTTTTGCGACTGTGGACAACGTCCATGTGAAGGAAAAAGAAGGCCTGAAAAAGAAAGCCTACCAGAGCCAGATTGAAAACATCCCGGAGCTTGGCCGCACCGTCTTCCGCACGGAAACAATCTCCGCCTTGAAAATGAAATACAACGGCAACATCGTCTCGGCAAAGACCGGTGACAGCAACAGCCGCGAAACCCTCACTGGCATCTGGATGCGCATTTATCTTGGTGACGAGCTCGTCTACGAAGCTGCCATGCCGGAAAAATTACGCACCACTGAAAAATGGTGAGCCAGACATCCTGAGACTATGTATATCCGGCGCTTATCCCTCGTTGCACTGGCCGCTGTTCTCACCAGCTCGCTCTTTGCTGAAATCTTCACCCTAACCGACAAGCAGGGTCGGTCGATCACGGCCGACGTGTTGTCCGTGGAAGACGATAAAGCGCGGATCAAGCGCTCCGACGGACAACAATTTGACCTGTCGCTCTCGCTGCTCACCGATGAAGATCAGAAAAAACTGAATGAGTGGGATGCCCTAGAAGATGCGAAGCCCAAGCCGATTCCGGCCAACGCCATCGAAGTCATCACCAGCCGCGCAAAGTTCAGCTCCAACAAAGTCGAAACAACCGAGACCTATCAGGAACAGGTATTCCGCAGTGACGGAATGGGAGGCGGGAGAACCGTCATGGAGACCCGCACCCGTATCCTCGTCACCACTACGGAACAATGGGGCTACAGTGTCACCGTGACCAATCGGCTGCTCGGCCCTCTCACGGGGCTTCGCGCCGAATACGCGCTGTTTACCAACAGCAATAACCCCACTCGCGGCGCTTCAGGCCCCTTGGCTATCGGCACGCTCAAGAGTCGCGGCAATATCATTCTCAAAACCACCTCTGTTCCGCTCGTTAAGTCCGCCTACAAAGGCACCAGTCCCAAACCGGCCGGTGGACAGCTTTATGGTATCTGGGTGCGGGTTTATCGAGGTGACGAACTCATCCACGAAAGTTCTTCCCCTGACACGCTCCGAACCAAAGCGACTTGGTAATTCCAGATAGCTAGACGGGGCTGAGACGCGGCCAACCATCACGCACACCTCACGCACCCGTCTTTACTTTCAACAAACTGCACAAAAAACGGCGTCCTTTCGGCACGCCGTTTTTTTGTGCGCCTGAACGCAGGAAAGCAAAAAGATCCGATCGTTTAGCGACTAGCTTTCTTCGATGATTTTTTCACCGGAGCGGCTTTGTAGTCAGCCGTCACGACCGAGGAAAAACCACCGCGCGCCTTGAAGTCGGCGATGATCGTGAGCGAACGCGGCTTGAGCACTTTGCCGAGGTCATCGCAGATCTTGTTGGTCGCACCCTCGAAGAAGATGCCTTCGTTGCGATAGGCGTGAAAATAGAGCTTCAGCGACTTCAGCTCGACGCAGGTTTTATCAGCCACGTAGCGCACCGTGATGGTCGCGAAATCAGGATGCCCCGTCATCGGGCACATCGACGTGAATTCGTGATGCGTATGCGCGATGATAAAATCGCGATGCGGTGCGGGATTCGGAAAGGTTTCGAGGATCTTCAGGTCGGCCATGGTCGGAAGACAGAATACAGAGGACGGTAAACGGCAAGACGAAGCAAAATTTCCATCCGTCTACCGTCTTTTCTGTCCTCCGTTCTCAGTCCTCTGCCCTCTGTATTCTGTCCTCCGTCCTCCGTATTCCGTCCTCCGCCTTAAGTCGCCGTCTCCGTAAAGCGCGACTCACGGATCACCGTGACCTTGATCGTGCTCGGATACTGCAGCTCCGACTCGATGCGCAGGCGAAGTTCCTTGGCGATGTCATGCGCCTGTTCGTCAGTGACACTCTGCGGGTTGACTACCACGCGGACCTCACGACCCGCCTGAATGGCGTAGGCTTGATGCACGCCGTGGATGGACATCGCCAGTTTCTCCAGGCGATCGAGACGCTGGATGTAGCCGGTCATCGACTCGGCGCGTGCGCCCGGGCGCACGGCGGAAACCGTGTCGGCCAGAATCACCAGGCCCGCGTAAACCGTCTCGGGCTTCACCTCTTCATGGTGCGCGGCAATCGCGTTCACCACAATCGGGGTCTCGCCATAACGCTTCACCAAGGCCGCACCGATGGAGGCGTGGCTGCCCTCATAGTCGCCCTCGACCGCCTTGCCGATGTCATGCAACAGGCCGGCGCGTTTCGCGAGATTCGGATCGAGCCCGGTCTCACTGGCCAGCATCGAACAGAGGAACCCCACCTCGATGGAGTGATCCAGAGCGTTCTGCGTGTAAGAGAAACGGTATTTGAGGCGGCCGAGCACCTTGATGATTTCGGGATGCAGGCCGTTGATACCGAGCTTTTGCAGCGCATCTTCACCGGACTGCTGGACGTTGAGCTCAACGTCTTCCTTGGCGCGGGCGTAAAACTCTTCAATGGATGCCGGGTGAATGCGACCGTCTTTGACCAACCCTTCCAAGGCGATGCGGGCGATTTCACGGCGCACGGGATCAAAGGACGAGATGAGCACCATCTGCGGTGATTCATCGATCAGCAGCGTCACCCCCGTGGTGGCCTCGAAGGACTTAATGTTGCGACCTTCGCGGCCGATGATGCGGCCCTTCATCTCCTCGCTGGGCAACTGCACGATCGTTGCCGTGATGTCGTTGTTGGGCTTCGAGGCGAGCCGCTGCATCGCGGTGATCAGGATGCGCTTGGCCTCGTTGTTCAGATCCTGTTCCGAACGATCCAGAATCTGGTGGCGCATCGCGCGCAACTCGTCCTGACACTCCAGCTGAACTTCTTCGCGGAGGGCTCGCTTGATCTCCTCGGCATCCATCTGGGAAACGCCTTCAAGGCGTTTGCGGAGGGACTTCGAAAGGGTGCGGATGGCGTCGCGGGCCTGTGTGATGGCGGAGTTTTCGCGGGCGAGGCGCTCGGCCTTTTGCTCCATTTGGTAATCGAGCAGACCCAGGGATTCCTCGTGCGCGCGGATTTCGCGCAACTTCACTTCACTCTCGATTTCGCGACGGTCGAGTTCGCGGTTCACCTCGGCCCGCTTGGCCACAAGTTCCTCCTCGGCGTGTTGCTTGATCTCTTGGGTGGCCACGGCGGCTTCGCGACGGGCGACCTCCATCATCTCGGCGGCGCGGTCAACGGCGGAGGTGCGCGTGTGCCGGGTGATCAACCACACGGCCAGGAAACCGGCGCTCACGCCGATGGTAATCGCCGCCGCAAGCGTCCACCACGTCGGGTCGGCTGCGGCCAGTAGGTTAACGTAAATATCGGGACCGGCTGAATTCAAGGAAGCCGGATGGTGCGGGTCAGCGGCCAAAGTTCAACCCCGCAATGCCAATGCGTCTCAGCACCGCCGGCATGCCGGTTCGCGTGTCGGGGTGGCCTTGATCGGCCTGTTTTCGGAAAACCGCCTTCCAGACCTTTCGTCCACCACCTACGGCACCGTTGCTTCGCCCGTTTCCGCATGACCACGGTTTTACGGGTAAACCTCGGGCACAATTGTGACCTGCCCCTGTTTAGGATGCCCATAGGGCACCCCTTTTTTCATGCACCAAGGCCTTATCATCCTCGATTCGCACGCCTACGAACGGATCTATGGGCAGGAGCATCTGGAGGCGATCTCCAGTCGCGTGCGCCTGCTGGCCAAACCCATGACCCGGGACGAAGCCCTCAGCCGCCCGGATCTGTTGGCGCAGGCGGATGTTATTTTTTCCGGATGGGGGGCGCCCAAGATGGATGTCGCCTTTCTCGCGACGGCACAGCGGTTGAAGGCCGTGTTTTATGGCGCGGGCAGCATTCGCTACTTCACCAGCGACGAGTTCTGGGCGCGCGACATCGCCGTCTCCAGCGCCTATGCGATGAACGCCGTGCCCGTGGCCGAATATACGCTGGCGACCATTCTGCTCAGCCTGAAAAACTACTGGTTTCACGCCGGCGAGATCAAACGCCTCGGCCGCCTCACCGAACGCATCCCCTGCGCCGGCGCCTACGGCAGCAAGATCGGACTCATCTCCCTCGGCATGATTGGACGCCTGGTCCGTGACCGTCTGCGCGCCTTCGATCTGGAGGTCCTGGCCTATGATCCCTACGTGACCTCCGACGAGGCCGACCGTCTCGGCGTCGAACTGGTTTCACTCGATGATATTTTCCGTCAATGCGACGTGGTCAGCTTGCACACGCCTTGGCTCAAGGAAACCGAGGGCATGATCCAAGGCCGCCACTTCGAACTGATGAAACCTCGAGCCAGCTTCATCAACACCGCCCGCGGCGCGGTCATTCGCGAAAACGAGATGTGCGAGGTGCTGCAACGCCGCCCCGATCTCACCGCCTTGCTCGACGTCATCTGGCCTGAGCCCCCCGCTCCAGACTCCCTGTTGTTTTCCCTGCCCAACATCATCCTCACTCCGCACATCGCCGGCTCGCGGGATCGTGAATGCCGGCGCATGGGCCGCCTGATGATCGATGAATTCGACCGCTGGAACCGCGGCGAAAAACTTCAGTGGGCCATCTCCGAGGAAAAATCCCTCACCCTCGCTTGAGCCGGACAGCCCCGCGCACCGTGCCCGCGGATCGTTGACAGGACCCCGACCGCAACCAGCCTCGCCTCAACGTCACCCCACGCCATGTCCTCAAACAACCCCAGCACCGCTCTCACCATGAGCGAACTGGCCAAGGTCGCCGGGGTCTCGAAGATGACCGTCTCCCTCGCCCTGCGGGGTAACGAAAAAATCTCAGCCGCCACCCGCGAACGCATCCGCGCCCTCGCCGATAAAATGGGCTACCGGCCGAATCCGCTCGTGCAGACGCTCATGGCCAACCTGCGCTCCTCGCGCCCCGCCAACTATCACTCGACCATCGCCTGGGTCACCGCCTTCCCCACCCGTGACGGCTGGTCCAAGCACTGGGTGCATAAACTTTATCATCAAGGCGCCGTCGCCCGCGCCGCCGCCCTCGGCTACAAGATCGAAACCTTCTGGGCCCTCGCCCCGCGCATGAACGGCGCCGCACTCACCCGCATGCTCCGTGCGCGCGGCATCCGTGGTCTGGTCATCCCCCCGGTCGCCGATCCCGGCACTCGTCTCGATATCGACTGGGCGCATTTTTCCTGCGCGACCATCGGCTACAGCTTCACCGAGCCCCGCCTCCACCGCGCCGCGGCGAACCTTCGCGAAGGCATGACGCGCGCCCTCACCGAATGTCTCCAACGCGGCTTTAAACGCATCGGTTTCGCCCTTCCCGCCAACACCGATGCCCGCGTGAACCACAGCTGGCTGGCCGGCTACCTCGCCTGGCAGCAGTTCATCCCCGCCAAAGACCGCCTGCCTGTGCTGCTCGCCCCGGACCGGCTCGAAGACCTGCTGCCCAAATGGCTCGGCGCGCACCGCCCCGATGTCATCATCAGCCCGAATTTCGAGTTCCTCAAATGGTTGCCTTCGCTGGGTAAACGCATCCCTGAAGACATCAGTCTGGTCACCCTTAGTTATCCCGACGCCGAAGATGCCTCCATCGCGCACATCAGCGGAATCAATCAAAACAACGTCACCATCGGCGAAGCCGCCGTGGATCTGGTCGTATCACAACTCCAGCACAACGACGCCGGCATTCCCGCCCACCCCCGCGTCATGCTGATCGACGGCTTCTGGAACGAAGGCGCCACCCTCGCGACCACAGCCAAAGAACCGGCTGTGCGTCTGATCAAGCCCGCAGGTCGCAAGCGCACCAAAAACAATGCACTCTGAGTAACGTGCTCAGACTGCGTAAGCGCGCCGTTTGCGCCGCGCCGCCACCCAACCCAGCGAAAGCGCACCGACGAACGCCGCATAAGTCGTCGGCTCGGGAATGGCGGAAATGGCCAGAAAGCCGTTGGAATCGATCGTCGCCGCCAGACCGTTGATGGTGATCTGTCCAAGTTGCGTCACCGTGAGGCCGTTGGAATTCGTGCCGATCTTGATACTGTCCACGCCAGCGTCGAAATTGATAAAGCTCAGGCCAATGGATGGGTCCCACGCCACGCCACTGCTGTCACTGAAAACCAACGCCGATGCAGCAGATCCGAGATCAATGACCGAGGCAGCGGTCAAGACGCTGAGCGTCCCCAATGTCTCGCTGAAACCGGCGGTCGCAAACGTGCCGCCCGACATGACCAGATTGCTGGCATCGGCGATACGATTGTTATTCCCCAAGGTCAGCGTGCCGGAAGAAACCGTGGTCGCGCCCGTGTAGGAATTATTGCCGAGCATGTTCACGTTGTAGGAACCGCTCACGGTGATTCCGCCCAGACCGGAAACGATTCCCGTGCCGGTGTTGCCCAAAGTAATGGTATTCGTGCCGGCTCCGTTGAACGTGATCCCCGCGTTGTTGGTGATGATGCTCGAGATGATCGTCGAGTT
This portion of the Rariglobus hedericola genome encodes:
- a CDS encoding glycerol-3-phosphate dehydrogenase/oxidase, which produces MQRAPMLDQLRATDAFDVLIIGGGATGLGAAVEAATRGYRVALIERSDFAKGTSSRSTKLVHGGVRYLKQGNISLVRDALRERGRLLRNAPHLARNQAFVIPSYTRWNRFFYGTGLTAYDCLAGELNLGASRRVDRAEALRLLPTVEPAGLVGGVVYHDGQFDDARLAINLAQTAADQGAVLVNYCACTGFIKESGRITGVEVCDEETGAEFTVNARIIINATGVFVDELRKLDEAAAVPLVTASQGIHVVLPRRFLPGEAALMVPKTADGRVLFAVPWHDCVIVGTTDTPVPHASIEPRALDEERAFVMEHARKYLTTDPSDADVLSVYAGLRPLVKMAGTGRTASLSRDHTIVNSAGGLLTITGGKWTTYRKMGEDVINHAEVSAGWPRRESHTADLKVHGWMESASDVYGSDAAAIHELAGAETELSERVHPAFSFRKVEVVWHARREMARTVEDVLARRTRALLLNACASIEAAPVVAGLLARELGRDAAWERAQVSAYTGLARGYVFTDPASRG
- a CDS encoding DUF2059 domain-containing protein, whose amino-acid sequence is MLATGTDRRFALAIPGGDTAWIGVGGKFSGWTLSEYRAAQDAIVLVKDGRETVLKLSSSTIGAADTKATLADAEEVLNKMKFEEMFGKIIEQQKRSVIEMTKSMTGKMKGADSADVAEFQAKVMDMIFAEMKPEEMKIEIAQIYSDVFTKSELKGLGDFYGTPAGQAMIDKQPDVQKKTMEVMMPRMMAGMAKIGPMTAEFTKQQAAKKKAAAAEAAAQATPVVSP
- the rny gene encoding ribonuclease Y codes for the protein MNSAGPDIYVNLLAAADPTWWTLAAAITIGVSAGFLAVWLITRHTRTSAVDRAAEMMEVARREAAVATQEIKQHAEEELVAKRAEVNRELDRREIESEVKLREIRAHEESLGLLDYQMEQKAERLARENSAITQARDAIRTLSKSLRKRLEGVSQMDAEEIKRALREEVQLECQDELRAMRHQILDRSEQDLNNEAKRILITAMQRLASKPNNDITATIVQLPSEEMKGRIIGREGRNIKSFEATTGVTLLIDESPQMVLISSFDPVRREIARIALEGLVKDGRIHPASIEEFYARAKEDVELNVQQSGEDALQKLGINGLHPEIIKVLGRLKYRFSYTQNALDHSIEVGFLCSMLASETGLDPNLAKRAGLLHDIGKAVEGDYEGSHASIGAALVKRYGETPIVVNAIAAHHEEVKPETVYAGLVILADTVSAVRPGARAESMTGYIQRLDRLEKLAMSIHGVHQAYAIQAGREVRVVVNPQSVTDEQAHDIAKELRLRIESELQYPSTIKVTVIRESRFTETAT
- a CDS encoding glycerophosphodiester phosphodiesterase, with the protein product MEKNAMRCAKADFFEPLVSGRIMNSTVEIVAHRGASHEAPENTLASVNLGWAQNADAVEIDVHLTQDGEVVAIHDPTLLRTTGRDARVDELTLADIQGLDAGIWKAAAYRGERVPTLAAVLATVPAGKKIFIELKETPGLVPALKKVAERSALAASAMVLISFDATALLDAKHALPGCRALLLLDTPEGAPERLPEWIALCQVSGFDGLDVSAGWAIDARLVDRLRTHGLQLHVWTVNDPRRACELAQAGVVSITTDRPGWLRNQLAEA
- a CDS encoding HAD family hydrolase, with translation MLRALIFDFDGLLVDTETVLIDAWVQLHDEDGLKADRGILHHIVGHTDVVHDYWTAYAPDIDRATLEERYRTTARQLTLAAPPLPGALALLNAARDAGLKIGLASNSTHAHVEGHLAHRGMLKLFDFIACRDDVAIGKPEPDVYLAALRGLGVDANEAVAFEDSVPGHVAAHRAGLRVVVVPNPSTRHCEFPYGGIILESLADISLKSLTDILNRDSQGR
- the hisN gene encoding histidinol-phosphatase, with the translated sequence MDLTPYRTFLNELAIQSGEFIRPYFANPALAVEIKSDDSPVTAADKGAEQLLRALIAKKFPSHGIIGEEFGEDRPDAEFTWVLDPIDGTKSFITGVPLWGTLIALLHNGQPVLGAIHQPILNQLMIGDNTTTTLNGRPVRVRDCARIEEATLLTSDIYNPAKYQNGAAYEAFARRARITRTWADCYGYLLLSAGFADIAVDPIMNLWDLAAVVPVVRGAGGVITDWQGGDPMKGTSTVATCPSLHAATIAALNP
- the queF gene encoding preQ(1) synthase produces the protein MADLKILETFPNPAPHRDFIIAHTHHEFTSMCPMTGHPDFATITVRYVADKTCVELKSLKLYFHAYRNEGIFFEGATNKICDDLGKVLKPRSLTIIADFKARGGFSSVVTADYKAAPVKKSSKKASR
- a CDS encoding 3'-5' exonuclease, translating into MSWTDQLIHFVDFEGSIASGILEYGVVTLRGAEILETHTRLCRATGRVRTEDAAVHGLDAATVAGHAPFSDDFEKFAHWRETAPLAAHFANAENTLIKSVWPYPRTSPDFARPGAVATDWGPWVDTGRLYPQFYPSLASAKLADVVAAFALQPRLDALAATHCPADRRHYHCALYDALAGALLLARLAEEPALATQTCGWLLEMSTLDGEKRDALRQGGLF